In Pseudomonas sp. Leaf58, one DNA window encodes the following:
- a CDS encoding GspH/FimT family pseudopilin, whose product MKQRGVTLIQMLSALAVAVLLTQLGIPAYARMSDDLHRAAVARDLAQTLRSARSHAMLQSQPVLVQALDGNWGNGWRVALEHNRQVLREQRLARPLKITSNGGEQFKFSAQGVPMNRGNGWFAVSLEVCERSSATSRYQVVMASSGRVNLLTEDRNNNRCAG is encoded by the coding sequence GTAACACTGATACAAATGTTGTCGGCCTTGGCAGTGGCCGTCTTGCTGACACAGCTCGGCATACCGGCCTACGCCCGGATGAGCGATGACCTACACCGGGCGGCTGTGGCCCGTGATTTGGCGCAGACACTGCGCAGTGCGCGCAGCCATGCCATGCTGCAAAGTCAGCCGGTGCTGGTGCAGGCGTTGGATGGCAACTGGGGGAATGGTTGGCGGGTGGCACTGGAGCATAACCGGCAGGTGCTGCGTGAGCAGCGGCTTGCCCGACCGCTGAAAATTACCAGCAATGGCGGTGAGCAATTCAAGTTCAGTGCGCAGGGGGTGCCAATGAATCGCGGTAACGGTTGGTTTGCCGTGTCGCTGGAAGTGTGCGAGCGCTCATCCGCCACCAGCCGTTATCAAGTGGTGATGGCATCGTCTGGAAGAGTCAATTTGCTTACAGAGGACCGCAACAATAACCGCTGTGCCGGTTAG
- the fkpB gene encoding FKBP-type peptidyl-prolyl cis-trans isomerase — translation MTDTRIGQNTEVTLHFALHLENGDTVDSTFDKAPATFKVGDGNLLPGFENALFGFKAGDKRTVVVAPENAFGQPNPQNVQVMPRSQFEGMELSDGLLIIFNDAANTELPGVVKAFDDDQVTIDFNHPLAGKTLTFEVEILEVKAL, via the coding sequence ATGACTGACACCCGTATCGGCCAGAACACCGAAGTCACCCTGCACTTCGCGCTGCACCTGGAAAACGGCGACACCGTCGACAGCACTTTCGACAAAGCCCCGGCCACCTTCAAGGTGGGCGATGGCAACCTGCTGCCTGGCTTTGAAAACGCCCTGTTCGGCTTCAAGGCCGGTGACAAGCGCACCGTGGTGGTAGCCCCGGAGAACGCCTTCGGCCAGCCCAACCCGCAGAACGTGCAAGTCATGCCACGGTCGCAGTTCGAGGGCATGGAGCTGTCCGATGGGCTGCTGATCATCTTCAACGACGCCGCCAACACCGAGCTGCCGGGTGTGGTCAAAGCGTTCGATGATGACCAGGTGACCATCGACTTCAATCACCCACTGGCTGGCAAGACCCTCACCTTCGAGGTGGAGATCCTCGAGGTCAAGGCCCTGTAA
- the lspA gene encoding signal peptidase II: protein MPNPVAGRFGRLAWLWLSLVVLVLDQATKLYFNNALSMYQQIVVIPDYFSWTLAYNTGAAFSFLADGAGWQRWLFALIAVVVSAVLVVWLKRLGRNETWLAVALALVLGGAIGNLYDRVVLGHVVDFILVHWQNRHYFPAFNLADSAITVGAVMLALDMFKSKKSEDPVHD, encoded by the coding sequence ATGCCTAACCCTGTAGCGGGGCGCTTCGGGCGCCTTGCATGGCTTTGGCTGAGCCTGGTGGTACTGGTCCTCGACCAGGCCACCAAGCTGTATTTCAACAATGCCTTGAGCATGTACCAGCAGATTGTCGTCATCCCTGACTACTTCAGCTGGACCCTGGCCTACAACACCGGTGCCGCATTCAGCTTCCTCGCTGATGGCGCCGGCTGGCAACGTTGGCTGTTCGCCCTGATCGCCGTGGTGGTCAGTGCTGTGCTGGTGGTGTGGCTGAAGCGCCTGGGGCGCAATGAGACCTGGCTGGCGGTGGCATTGGCGCTGGTGTTGGGGGGCGCGATCGGCAACCTCTACGACCGCGTCGTGCTGGGCCATGTGGTCGACTTCATCCTGGTGCACTGGCAAAACCGTCATTACTTCCCGGCCTTCAACCTGGCCGACAGCGCTATCACCGTTGGTGCGGTGATGCTGGCGCTGGATATGTTCAAGAGCAAGAAGTCTGAGGATCCGGTCCATGACTGA
- the ispH gene encoding 4-hydroxy-3-methylbut-2-enyl diphosphate reductase, with the protein MQIKLANPRGFCAGVDRAIEIVNRALEVFGPPIYVRHEVVHNKFVVEDLRNRGAIFVEELDQVPDDVIVIFSAHGVSQAVRQEAAGRGLKVFDATCPLVTKVHIEVAKYSRDGRECILIGHEGHPEVEGTMGQYDASNGGAIYLVEDEEDVANLHVRDPDHLAFVTQTTLSMDDTSRVIDALRARFPNIGGPRKDDICYATQNRQDAVKQLADECDVVLVVGSPNSSNSNRLRELAERMGTPAYLIDGAEDLQQVWFEQAARIGITAGASAPEVLVRGVIEQLKAWGATGAEELDGREENITFSMPKELRVRSLI; encoded by the coding sequence ATGCAAATCAAACTCGCCAACCCTCGCGGCTTCTGCGCCGGGGTCGACCGGGCCATCGAGATCGTCAACCGCGCGCTGGAAGTCTTCGGCCCGCCGATCTACGTGCGTCACGAAGTGGTGCACAACAAGTTCGTGGTAGAAGACCTGCGCAACCGTGGGGCCATCTTCGTCGAAGAGCTGGACCAGGTGCCGGACGATGTCATTGTCATCTTCAGTGCTCACGGTGTGTCCCAGGCTGTGCGTCAGGAAGCCGCTGGTCGTGGCCTGAAAGTGTTCGATGCCACCTGCCCGCTGGTGACCAAGGTGCACATCGAAGTAGCCAAGTACAGCCGCGATGGCCGTGAGTGCATTCTCATCGGCCACGAAGGGCACCCGGAAGTCGAAGGCACCATGGGCCAGTACGACGCCAGCAACGGTGGTGCCATCTACCTCGTCGAAGACGAGGAGGATGTGGCCAACCTGCACGTGCGTGACCCCGATCATCTGGCTTTCGTGACCCAGACCACGCTGTCGATGGACGACACCAGTCGCGTTATCGATGCCCTGCGTGCGCGCTTCCCGAACATTGGTGGCCCGCGCAAGGACGACATTTGCTATGCCACCCAGAACCGCCAGGATGCGGTGAAGCAACTGGCGGACGAGTGCGACGTGGTACTGGTGGTTGGCAGCCCGAACAGCTCCAACTCCAACCGCTTGCGTGAACTGGCTGAGCGCATGGGCACCCCGGCCTACCTGATCGACGGTGCCGAGGACCTGCAACAAGTCTGGTTCGAACAGGCAGCGCGCATTGGCATTACCGCCGGGGCTTCGGCACCCGAAGTGCTGGTGCGTGGCGTGATCGAGCAGCTCAAGGCTTGGGGCGCCACCGGCGCTGAAGAGCTGGATGGGCGGGAAGAGAACATCACCTTCTCCATGCCCAAAGAGCTGCGGGTTCGCTCGCTGATCTGA